From a single Flavobacteriales bacterium genomic region:
- the cysD gene encoding sulfate adenylyltransferase subunit CysD produces the protein MKQLESESIEIIREAVATARNPVMMYSVGKDSSVMLHLARKAFYPAPPPFPLLHVDTGWKFKSMYTHRERMVKESGMKLISHTNPEGKADGVGPFTHGSSYHTDVMKTQGLKQALDMHKFDVVFGGARRDEEKSRAKERVFSFRSAGHRWDPKAQRPELWNLYNTRIQPNESIRVFPISNWTEQDIWNYILQENIPIVPLYLAADRPVVARDGQWIMVDDDRFPFKEGEKAVIKRVRFRTLGCWPLTAAVESDADTLEAVIAETLNARSSERQGRMIDVDEPGSMERKKQEGYF, from the coding sequence ATGAAACAACTAGAGTCCGAGTCCATCGAGATCATCCGTGAAGCAGTAGCCACGGCGCGCAACCCGGTCATGATGTATTCCGTGGGCAAGGATTCATCGGTAATGCTGCATTTGGCGCGTAAGGCGTTCTATCCTGCGCCGCCTCCATTCCCGTTGTTGCACGTAGATACAGGCTGGAAGTTCAAGTCCATGTATACGCACCGGGAGCGCATGGTCAAAGAAAGCGGTATGAAGCTCATCTCACATACCAACCCGGAAGGGAAGGCCGACGGAGTTGGCCCGTTCACACATGGGAGTAGTTACCACACCGATGTTATGAAGACCCAAGGCCTCAAGCAGGCTTTGGACATGCATAAATTCGATGTGGTCTTTGGTGGTGCGCGGCGTGATGAGGAAAAGAGCAGAGCCAAAGAACGAGTCTTTTCCTTCCGCAGTGCGGGTCACCGTTGGGATCCAAAAGCCCAGCGTCCGGAATTATGGAACCTATACAATACGCGGATACAGCCCAATGAATCGATCCGAGTGTTCCCGATCAGCAATTGGACCGAACAGGATATTTGGAACTACATCCTGCAAGAGAACATACCCATCGTTCCCCTGTATTTGGCAGCAGACCGGCCAGTTGTTGCACGGGATGGTCAATGGATCATGGTTGATGATGATCGTTTCCCGTTCAAGGAAGGAGAAAAGGCAGTGATCAAGCGAGTTCGGTTCCGGACGTTGGGGTGCTGGCCGCTAACAGCAGCGGTAGAGTCGGATGCCGATACCTTGGAAGCCGTGATCGCCGAGACGCTGAATGCCCGTAGCTCGGAACGGCAGGGTAGAATGATCGATGTGGACGAACCCGGTTCCATGGAGCGCAAGAAACAAGAGGGGTATTTCTGA